A region from the Rhodamnia argentea isolate NSW1041297 chromosome 7, ASM2092103v1, whole genome shotgun sequence genome encodes:
- the LOC115740440 gene encoding uncharacterized protein LOC115740440 isoform X3 produces MSSCHSSSSSSSTMFVPKFHPLRTNHPRLRPPHRFRCILDQLSPNLSVSSSLSSVLASGNAIAAAAKGSGSVHGAVTSAITHVAVTAVAIASGACLSTKVDFLWPKLDDQPGSLVLEGVDVTGCPVFNDAKVRKAIAFAKRAHDGQLRKTGDPYLTHCLHTGRILAMLVPSNGKRAVDTVVAGILHDVVDDTFESLHSVEQEFGNDVSKLVAGVSRLSYINQLLRRHRRVNVNQGSFGEKEANNLRVMLLGMVDDPRVVLVKLADRLHNMRTIYALPLPKAQAVAQETLVIWCSLASRLGLWAMKAELEDLCFAVLQPQVFRKMRSDLASMWCPSNKAGNPRRVSGKTSFPHCDEEISSSDDEDPVNTMENMKSMKDLLEAVVPFDILLDRRKRSKFISNIVKDSEKVTKPKVVKDAGVALASMLVCEEALERELFISTSYVPGMEVTLSSRLKSLYGIYSKMKRKDVSINKVYDARALRVVVGDKNGSLHGPAVQCCYSLLDIVHRGSHLFGAHCRLWTPIDGEFDDYIVNPKASGYQSLHTAVLGPDSSPLEVQIRTQESGNWLPSASNIGESESSPSKDLEDSPPVEGDLFQKYGALKAGHPVLRVEGSHLLAAVIISVDKGGRELLVAVSFGLAASEAVAARRSSFQTKRWEAYANLYKKVSDGWWFQPGHGDWCTCLEKYTLCRDGMYHKEDQFQRLLPTFIQIIELTEQEESEYWTVMSAVFEGKQIDSITSRPSLTSISSNSMEGGINNKVHLLRTMLQWEEELRSEAIASQSKLGGKSCALGEVVIVCCPHGEIMRLRSGSTAADAARRVGLEGKLVLVNGQLVLPGTELRDGDVVEVRL; encoded by the exons ATGAGCTCATgccactcctcctcctcttcctcctccaccatGTTTGTCCCCAAGTTCCATCCCTTACGCACCAACCATCCTCGCCTCCGTCCTCCTCACCGCTTCCGCTGCATTTTGGACCAGCTTTCCCCCAACCTCTCCGTCTCCTCCTCCCTCAGCTCCGTCCTCGCCTCCGGCAACGCCATCGCCGCCGCTGCTAAGGGCTCCGGCTCCGTCCACGGCGCCGTCACCTCCGCCATCACCCACGTCGCCGTTACTGCCGTTGCTATTGCCTCCGGCGCTTGTCTCtccactaaggtcgatttcctATGGCCTAAGCTCGATGATCAACCTG GTTCTCTTGTGCTGGAAGGAGTTGACGTAACAGGCTGTCCTGTATTCAATGATGCAAAG GTGCGAAAGGCTATTGCATTTGCCAAAAGAGCTCACGATGGGCAGCTCAGGAAAACTGGAGATCCATATTTGACTCATTGTCTCCACACAGGGAGAATCTTAGCTATGCTGGTTCCTTCTAACGGCAAACGA GCTGTTGACACCGTTGTGGCTGGGATTCTCCATGATGTGGTTGATGATACCTTTGAGAGTCTGCATAGTGTTGAGCAAGAGTTTGGCAACGATGTCTCCAAGTTAGTTGCCGGTGTTTCCCGATTAAGTTATATAAATCAG CTTCTAAGGAGACACCGCCGAGTAAATGTGAATCAGGGTAGCTTTGGTGAGAAAGAG GCGAATAATTTACGAGTTATGCTCCTAGGGATGGTTGATGATCCACGAGTTGTACTCGTCAAGCTTGCGGATCGTCTTCACAACATGAGAACCAT TTATGCTCTTCCATTGCCAAAGGCTCAAGCTGTTGCACAGGAGACCCTGGTAATTTGGTGCTCACTTGCTTCGAGATTGGGTTTGTGGGCAATGAAAGCTGAGCTGGAAGATCTGTGCTTCGCAGTTCTCCAG CCACAAGTATTCCGGAAGATGCGTTCTGATCTTGCTTCCATGTGGTGCCCAAGCAATAAAGCAGGAAATCCAAGAAGAGTCTCGGGAAAAACTAGCTTCCCGCACTGTGATGAGGAAATTTCATCTTCCGATGATGAAGATCCAGTCAATACAATGGAGAACATGAAAAGCATGAAG GATCTTCTGGAAGCTGTAGTGCCTTTTGATATCTTATTAGACCGGAGGAAGAGAAGCAAGTTTATCAGTAATATTGTAAAAGATTCGGAGAAGGTCACAAAGCCTAAGGTTGTGAAAGATGCTGGAGTTGCTTTGGCTTCTATGCTTGTATGTGAGGAAGCTCTTGAGCGCGAGTTGTTTATCTCAACTTC GTATGTTCCTGGAATGGAAGTAACATTGTCCAGCCGACTAAAAAGTTTGTACGGTATTTACAGCAAG ATGAAAAGGAAGGACGTAAGCATTAATAAAGTGTATGATGCCCGCGCATTGCGGGTGGTTGTCGGAGACAAGAATGGAAGCCTACATGGACCTGCAGTTCAATGTTGTTACAGTCTTCTTGATATTGTGCACAG AGGCTCACACTTATTTGGTGCCCATTGCAGACTTTGGACCCCCATTGATGGTGAATTTGATGACTACATTGTTAATCCAAAGGCCAGTGGTTATCAG TCTTTGCATACTGCTGTCCTAGGTCCTGATAGTTCACCTTTGGAAGTTCAAATAAGAACACAG GAATCCGGCAACTGGTTACCATCAGCAAGCAACATTGGCGAGTCAGAGTCCTCTCCCTCCAAAGATTTGGAGGATTCACCGCCAGTGGAAGGTGATCTTTTTCAGAAGTATGGTGCACTGAAAGCTGGGCATCCAGTTCTTAGGGTTGAGGGAAGTCACTTGCTCGCTGCTGTTATAATTAG TGTGGATAAGGGTGGAAGAGAATTACTTGTTGCTGTGAGCTTTGGACTGGCCGCTTCTGAAGCAGTAGCTGCCAGAAGATCCTCATTCCAGACAAAGAGATGGGAAGCGTATGCGAATTTATACAAGAAG GTTTCCGATGGGTGGTGGTTTCAGCCGGGACATGGTGATTGGTGCACCTGCCTTGAAAAGTATACACTTTGCCGGGATGGAATGTACCACAAG GAAGACCAATTCCAGCGGCTTCTTCCGACTTTTATCCAGATCATTGAGTTAACAGAGCAAGAAGAATCTGAATATTGGACTGTCATGTCCGCtgtttttgaaggaaaacagaTCGACTCTATTACATCTAGGCCGAGCTTAACCTCCATTAGCTCAAATTCCATGGAGGGCGGTATTAATAACAAG GTGCACCTGCTGAGGACAATGCTTCAGTGGGAAGAGGAGCTACGCTCTGAGGCGATTGCTAGCCAGAGCAAGCTTGGTGGAAAATCATGTGCACTTGGGGAGGTGGTGATTGTGTGCTGTCCGCATGGTGAGATCATGAGGTTAAGGAGTGGGAGTACAGCTGCAGATGCGGCAAGGAGAGTAGGGCTCGAAGGGAAGTTGGTGTTGGTGAATGGCCAACTCGTCTTGCCCGGTACCGAGCTCAGAGACGGAGATGTGGTTGAAGTCAGACTCTAA
- the LOC115740440 gene encoding uncharacterized protein LOC115740440 isoform X5, producing MSSCHSSSSSSSTMFVPKFHPLRTNHPRLRPPHRFRCILDQLSPNLSVSSSLSSVLASGNAIAAAAKGSGSVHGAVTSAITHVAVTAVAIASGACLSTKVDFLWPKLDDQPGSLVLEGVDVTGCPVFNDAKVRKAIAFAKRAHDGQLRKTGDPYLTHCLHTGRILAMLVPSNGKRAVDTVVAGILHDVVDDTFESLHSVEQEFGNDVSKLVAGVSRLSYINQLLRRHRRVNVNQGSFGEKEANNLRVMLLGMVDDPRVVLVKLADRLHNMRTIYALPLPKAQAVAQETLVIWCSLASRLGLWAMKAELEDLCFAVLQPQVFRKMRSDLASMWCPSNKAGNPRRVSGKTSFPHCDEEISSSDDEDPVNTMENMKSMKDLLEAVVPFDILLDRRKRSKFISNIVKDSEKVTKPKVVKDAGVALASMLVCEEALERELFISTSYVPGMEVTLSSRLKSLYGIYSKMKRKDVSINKVYDARALRVVVGDKNGSLHGPAVQCCYSLLDIVHRLWTPIDGEFDDYIVNPKASGYQRMHEYAEHGLAAHWLYKESGNWLPSASNIGESESSPSKDLEDSPPVEGDLFQKYGALKAGHPVLRVEGSHLLAAVIISVDKGGRELLVAVSFGLAASEAVAARRSSFQTKRWEAYANLYKKVSDGWWFQPGHGDWCTCLEKYTLCRDGMYHKEDQFQRLLPTFIQIIELTEQEESEYWTVMSAVFEGKQIDSITSRPSLTSISSNSMEGGINNKVHLLRTMLQWEEELRSEAIASQSKLGGKSCALGEVVIVCCPHGEIMRLRSGSTAADAARRVGLEGKLVLVNGQLVLPGTELRDGDVVEVRL from the exons ATGAGCTCATgccactcctcctcctcttcctcctccaccatGTTTGTCCCCAAGTTCCATCCCTTACGCACCAACCATCCTCGCCTCCGTCCTCCTCACCGCTTCCGCTGCATTTTGGACCAGCTTTCCCCCAACCTCTCCGTCTCCTCCTCCCTCAGCTCCGTCCTCGCCTCCGGCAACGCCATCGCCGCCGCTGCTAAGGGCTCCGGCTCCGTCCACGGCGCCGTCACCTCCGCCATCACCCACGTCGCCGTTACTGCCGTTGCTATTGCCTCCGGCGCTTGTCTCtccactaaggtcgatttcctATGGCCTAAGCTCGATGATCAACCTG GTTCTCTTGTGCTGGAAGGAGTTGACGTAACAGGCTGTCCTGTATTCAATGATGCAAAG GTGCGAAAGGCTATTGCATTTGCCAAAAGAGCTCACGATGGGCAGCTCAGGAAAACTGGAGATCCATATTTGACTCATTGTCTCCACACAGGGAGAATCTTAGCTATGCTGGTTCCTTCTAACGGCAAACGA GCTGTTGACACCGTTGTGGCTGGGATTCTCCATGATGTGGTTGATGATACCTTTGAGAGTCTGCATAGTGTTGAGCAAGAGTTTGGCAACGATGTCTCCAAGTTAGTTGCCGGTGTTTCCCGATTAAGTTATATAAATCAG CTTCTAAGGAGACACCGCCGAGTAAATGTGAATCAGGGTAGCTTTGGTGAGAAAGAG GCGAATAATTTACGAGTTATGCTCCTAGGGATGGTTGATGATCCACGAGTTGTACTCGTCAAGCTTGCGGATCGTCTTCACAACATGAGAACCAT TTATGCTCTTCCATTGCCAAAGGCTCAAGCTGTTGCACAGGAGACCCTGGTAATTTGGTGCTCACTTGCTTCGAGATTGGGTTTGTGGGCAATGAAAGCTGAGCTGGAAGATCTGTGCTTCGCAGTTCTCCAG CCACAAGTATTCCGGAAGATGCGTTCTGATCTTGCTTCCATGTGGTGCCCAAGCAATAAAGCAGGAAATCCAAGAAGAGTCTCGGGAAAAACTAGCTTCCCGCACTGTGATGAGGAAATTTCATCTTCCGATGATGAAGATCCAGTCAATACAATGGAGAACATGAAAAGCATGAAG GATCTTCTGGAAGCTGTAGTGCCTTTTGATATCTTATTAGACCGGAGGAAGAGAAGCAAGTTTATCAGTAATATTGTAAAAGATTCGGAGAAGGTCACAAAGCCTAAGGTTGTGAAAGATGCTGGAGTTGCTTTGGCTTCTATGCTTGTATGTGAGGAAGCTCTTGAGCGCGAGTTGTTTATCTCAACTTC GTATGTTCCTGGAATGGAAGTAACATTGTCCAGCCGACTAAAAAGTTTGTACGGTATTTACAGCAAG ATGAAAAGGAAGGACGTAAGCATTAATAAAGTGTATGATGCCCGCGCATTGCGGGTGGTTGTCGGAGACAAGAATGGAAGCCTACATGGACCTGCAGTTCAATGTTGTTACAGTCTTCTTGATATTGTGCACAG ACTTTGGACCCCCATTGATGGTGAATTTGATGACTACATTGTTAATCCAAAGGCCAGTGGTTATCAG AGGATGCATGAATATGCTGAACATGGACTTGCTGCACATTGGCTTTATAAGGAATCCGGCAACTGGTTACCATCAGCAAGCAACATTGGCGAGTCAGAGTCCTCTCCCTCCAAAGATTTGGAGGATTCACCGCCAGTGGAAGGTGATCTTTTTCAGAAGTATGGTGCACTGAAAGCTGGGCATCCAGTTCTTAGGGTTGAGGGAAGTCACTTGCTCGCTGCTGTTATAATTAG TGTGGATAAGGGTGGAAGAGAATTACTTGTTGCTGTGAGCTTTGGACTGGCCGCTTCTGAAGCAGTAGCTGCCAGAAGATCCTCATTCCAGACAAAGAGATGGGAAGCGTATGCGAATTTATACAAGAAG GTTTCCGATGGGTGGTGGTTTCAGCCGGGACATGGTGATTGGTGCACCTGCCTTGAAAAGTATACACTTTGCCGGGATGGAATGTACCACAAG GAAGACCAATTCCAGCGGCTTCTTCCGACTTTTATCCAGATCATTGAGTTAACAGAGCAAGAAGAATCTGAATATTGGACTGTCATGTCCGCtgtttttgaaggaaaacagaTCGACTCTATTACATCTAGGCCGAGCTTAACCTCCATTAGCTCAAATTCCATGGAGGGCGGTATTAATAACAAG GTGCACCTGCTGAGGACAATGCTTCAGTGGGAAGAGGAGCTACGCTCTGAGGCGATTGCTAGCCAGAGCAAGCTTGGTGGAAAATCATGTGCACTTGGGGAGGTGGTGATTGTGTGCTGTCCGCATGGTGAGATCATGAGGTTAAGGAGTGGGAGTACAGCTGCAGATGCGGCAAGGAGAGTAGGGCTCGAAGGGAAGTTGGTGTTGGTGAATGGCCAACTCGTCTTGCCCGGTACCGAGCTCAGAGACGGAGATGTGGTTGAAGTCAGACTCTAA
- the LOC115740440 gene encoding uncharacterized protein LOC115740440 isoform X4, protein MSSCHSSSSSSSTMFVPKFHPLRTNHPRLRPPHRFRCILDQLSPNLSVSSSLSSVLASGNAIAAAAKGSGSVHGAVTSAITHVAVTAVAIASGACLSTKVDFLWPKLDDQPGSLVLEGVDVTGCPVFNDAKVRKAIAFAKRAHDGQLRKTGDPYLTHCLHTGRILAMLVPSNGKRAVDTVVAGILHDVVDDTFESLHSVEQEFGNDVSKLVAGVSRLSYINQLLRRHRRVNVNQGSFGEKEANNLRVMLLGMVDDPRVVLVKLADRLHNMRTIYALPLPKAQAVAQETLVIWCSLASRLGLWAMKAELEDLCFAVLQPQVFRKMRSDLASMWCPSNKAGNPRRVSGKTSFPHCDEEISSSDDEDPVNTMENMKSMKDLLEAVVPFDILLDRRKRSKFISNIVKDSEKVTKPKVVKDAGVALASMLVCEEALERELFISTSYVPGMEVTLSSRLKSLYGIYSKMKRKDVSINKVYDARALRVVVGDKNGSLHGPAVQCCYSLLDIVHRGSHLFGAHCRLWTPIDGEFDDYIVNPKASGYQRMHEYAEHGLAAHWLYKESGNWLPSASNIGESESSPSKDLEDSPPVEGDLFQKYGALKAGHPVLRVEGSHLLAAVIISVDKGGRELLVAVSFGLAASEAVAARRSSFQTKRWEAYANLYKKVSDGWWFQPGHGDWCTCLEKYTLCRDGMYHKEDQFQRLLPTFIQIIELTEQEESEYWTVMSAVFEGKQIDSITSRPSLTSISSNSMEGGINNKVHLLRTMLQWEEELRSEAIASQSKLGGKSCALGEVVIVCCPHGEIMRLRSGSTAADAARRVGLEGKLVLVNGQLVLPGTELRDGDVVEVRL, encoded by the exons ATGAGCTCATgccactcctcctcctcttcctcctccaccatGTTTGTCCCCAAGTTCCATCCCTTACGCACCAACCATCCTCGCCTCCGTCCTCCTCACCGCTTCCGCTGCATTTTGGACCAGCTTTCCCCCAACCTCTCCGTCTCCTCCTCCCTCAGCTCCGTCCTCGCCTCCGGCAACGCCATCGCCGCCGCTGCTAAGGGCTCCGGCTCCGTCCACGGCGCCGTCACCTCCGCCATCACCCACGTCGCCGTTACTGCCGTTGCTATTGCCTCCGGCGCTTGTCTCtccactaaggtcgatttcctATGGCCTAAGCTCGATGATCAACCTG GTTCTCTTGTGCTGGAAGGAGTTGACGTAACAGGCTGTCCTGTATTCAATGATGCAAAG GTGCGAAAGGCTATTGCATTTGCCAAAAGAGCTCACGATGGGCAGCTCAGGAAAACTGGAGATCCATATTTGACTCATTGTCTCCACACAGGGAGAATCTTAGCTATGCTGGTTCCTTCTAACGGCAAACGA GCTGTTGACACCGTTGTGGCTGGGATTCTCCATGATGTGGTTGATGATACCTTTGAGAGTCTGCATAGTGTTGAGCAAGAGTTTGGCAACGATGTCTCCAAGTTAGTTGCCGGTGTTTCCCGATTAAGTTATATAAATCAG CTTCTAAGGAGACACCGCCGAGTAAATGTGAATCAGGGTAGCTTTGGTGAGAAAGAG GCGAATAATTTACGAGTTATGCTCCTAGGGATGGTTGATGATCCACGAGTTGTACTCGTCAAGCTTGCGGATCGTCTTCACAACATGAGAACCAT TTATGCTCTTCCATTGCCAAAGGCTCAAGCTGTTGCACAGGAGACCCTGGTAATTTGGTGCTCACTTGCTTCGAGATTGGGTTTGTGGGCAATGAAAGCTGAGCTGGAAGATCTGTGCTTCGCAGTTCTCCAG CCACAAGTATTCCGGAAGATGCGTTCTGATCTTGCTTCCATGTGGTGCCCAAGCAATAAAGCAGGAAATCCAAGAAGAGTCTCGGGAAAAACTAGCTTCCCGCACTGTGATGAGGAAATTTCATCTTCCGATGATGAAGATCCAGTCAATACAATGGAGAACATGAAAAGCATGAAG GATCTTCTGGAAGCTGTAGTGCCTTTTGATATCTTATTAGACCGGAGGAAGAGAAGCAAGTTTATCAGTAATATTGTAAAAGATTCGGAGAAGGTCACAAAGCCTAAGGTTGTGAAAGATGCTGGAGTTGCTTTGGCTTCTATGCTTGTATGTGAGGAAGCTCTTGAGCGCGAGTTGTTTATCTCAACTTC GTATGTTCCTGGAATGGAAGTAACATTGTCCAGCCGACTAAAAAGTTTGTACGGTATTTACAGCAAG ATGAAAAGGAAGGACGTAAGCATTAATAAAGTGTATGATGCCCGCGCATTGCGGGTGGTTGTCGGAGACAAGAATGGAAGCCTACATGGACCTGCAGTTCAATGTTGTTACAGTCTTCTTGATATTGTGCACAG AGGCTCACACTTATTTGGTGCCCATTGCAGACTTTGGACCCCCATTGATGGTGAATTTGATGACTACATTGTTAATCCAAAGGCCAGTGGTTATCAG AGGATGCATGAATATGCTGAACATGGACTTGCTGCACATTGGCTTTATAAGGAATCCGGCAACTGGTTACCATCAGCAAGCAACATTGGCGAGTCAGAGTCCTCTCCCTCCAAAGATTTGGAGGATTCACCGCCAGTGGAAGGTGATCTTTTTCAGAAGTATGGTGCACTGAAAGCTGGGCATCCAGTTCTTAGGGTTGAGGGAAGTCACTTGCTCGCTGCTGTTATAATTAG TGTGGATAAGGGTGGAAGAGAATTACTTGTTGCTGTGAGCTTTGGACTGGCCGCTTCTGAAGCAGTAGCTGCCAGAAGATCCTCATTCCAGACAAAGAGATGGGAAGCGTATGCGAATTTATACAAGAAG GTTTCCGATGGGTGGTGGTTTCAGCCGGGACATGGTGATTGGTGCACCTGCCTTGAAAAGTATACACTTTGCCGGGATGGAATGTACCACAAG GAAGACCAATTCCAGCGGCTTCTTCCGACTTTTATCCAGATCATTGAGTTAACAGAGCAAGAAGAATCTGAATATTGGACTGTCATGTCCGCtgtttttgaaggaaaacagaTCGACTCTATTACATCTAGGCCGAGCTTAACCTCCATTAGCTCAAATTCCATGGAGGGCGGTATTAATAACAAG GTGCACCTGCTGAGGACAATGCTTCAGTGGGAAGAGGAGCTACGCTCTGAGGCGATTGCTAGCCAGAGCAAGCTTGGTGGAAAATCATGTGCACTTGGGGAGGTGGTGATTGTGTGCTGTCCGCATGGTGAGATCATGAGGTTAAGGAGTGGGAGTACAGCTGCAGATGCGGCAAGGAGAGTAGGGCTCGAAGGGAAGTTGGTGTTGGTGAATGGCCAACTCGTCTTGCCCGGTACCGAGCTCAGAGACGGAGATGTGGTTGAAGTCAGACTCTAA
- the LOC115740440 gene encoding uncharacterized protein LOC115740440 isoform X1, with translation MSSCHSSSSSSSTMFVPKFHPLRTNHPRLRPPHRFRCILDQLSPNLSVSSSLSSVLASGNAIAAAAKGSGSVHGAVTSAITHVAVTAVAIASGACLSTKVDFLWPKLDDQPGSLVLEGVDVTGCPVFNDAKVRKAIAFAKRAHDGQLRKTGDPYLTHCLHTGRILAMLVPSNGKRAVDTVVAGILHDVVDDTFESLHSVEQEFGNDVSKLVAGVSRLSYINQLLRRHRRVNVNQGSFGEKEANNLRVMLLGMVDDPRVVLVKLADRLHNMRTIYALPLPKAQAVAQETLVIWCSLASRLGLWAMKAELEDLCFAVLQPQVFRKMRSDLASMWCPSNKAGNPRRVSGKTSFPHCDEEISSSDDEDPVNTMENMKSMKDLLEAVVPFDILLDRRKRSKFISNIVKDSEKVTKPKVVKDAGVALASMLVCEEALERELFISTSYVPGMEVTLSSRLKSLYGIYSKMKRKDVSINKVYDARALRVVVGDKNGSLHGPAVQCCYSLLDIVHRGSHLFGAHCRLWTPIDGEFDDYIVNPKASGYQSLHTAVLGPDSSPLEVQIRTQRMHEYAEHGLAAHWLYKESGNWLPSASNIGESESSPSKDLEDSPPVEGDLFQKYGALKAGHPVLRVEGSHLLAAVIISVDKGGRELLVAVSFGLAASEAVAARRSSFQTKRWEAYANLYKKVSDGWWFQPGHGDWCTCLEKYTLCRDGMYHKEDQFQRLLPTFIQIIELTEQEESEYWTVMSAVFEGKQIDSITSRPSLTSISSNSMEGGINNKVHLLRTMLQWEEELRSEAIASQSKLGGKSCALGEVVIVCCPHGEIMRLRSGSTAADAARRVGLEGKLVLVNGQLVLPGTELRDGDVVEVRL, from the exons ATGAGCTCATgccactcctcctcctcttcctcctccaccatGTTTGTCCCCAAGTTCCATCCCTTACGCACCAACCATCCTCGCCTCCGTCCTCCTCACCGCTTCCGCTGCATTTTGGACCAGCTTTCCCCCAACCTCTCCGTCTCCTCCTCCCTCAGCTCCGTCCTCGCCTCCGGCAACGCCATCGCCGCCGCTGCTAAGGGCTCCGGCTCCGTCCACGGCGCCGTCACCTCCGCCATCACCCACGTCGCCGTTACTGCCGTTGCTATTGCCTCCGGCGCTTGTCTCtccactaaggtcgatttcctATGGCCTAAGCTCGATGATCAACCTG GTTCTCTTGTGCTGGAAGGAGTTGACGTAACAGGCTGTCCTGTATTCAATGATGCAAAG GTGCGAAAGGCTATTGCATTTGCCAAAAGAGCTCACGATGGGCAGCTCAGGAAAACTGGAGATCCATATTTGACTCATTGTCTCCACACAGGGAGAATCTTAGCTATGCTGGTTCCTTCTAACGGCAAACGA GCTGTTGACACCGTTGTGGCTGGGATTCTCCATGATGTGGTTGATGATACCTTTGAGAGTCTGCATAGTGTTGAGCAAGAGTTTGGCAACGATGTCTCCAAGTTAGTTGCCGGTGTTTCCCGATTAAGTTATATAAATCAG CTTCTAAGGAGACACCGCCGAGTAAATGTGAATCAGGGTAGCTTTGGTGAGAAAGAG GCGAATAATTTACGAGTTATGCTCCTAGGGATGGTTGATGATCCACGAGTTGTACTCGTCAAGCTTGCGGATCGTCTTCACAACATGAGAACCAT TTATGCTCTTCCATTGCCAAAGGCTCAAGCTGTTGCACAGGAGACCCTGGTAATTTGGTGCTCACTTGCTTCGAGATTGGGTTTGTGGGCAATGAAAGCTGAGCTGGAAGATCTGTGCTTCGCAGTTCTCCAG CCACAAGTATTCCGGAAGATGCGTTCTGATCTTGCTTCCATGTGGTGCCCAAGCAATAAAGCAGGAAATCCAAGAAGAGTCTCGGGAAAAACTAGCTTCCCGCACTGTGATGAGGAAATTTCATCTTCCGATGATGAAGATCCAGTCAATACAATGGAGAACATGAAAAGCATGAAG GATCTTCTGGAAGCTGTAGTGCCTTTTGATATCTTATTAGACCGGAGGAAGAGAAGCAAGTTTATCAGTAATATTGTAAAAGATTCGGAGAAGGTCACAAAGCCTAAGGTTGTGAAAGATGCTGGAGTTGCTTTGGCTTCTATGCTTGTATGTGAGGAAGCTCTTGAGCGCGAGTTGTTTATCTCAACTTC GTATGTTCCTGGAATGGAAGTAACATTGTCCAGCCGACTAAAAAGTTTGTACGGTATTTACAGCAAG ATGAAAAGGAAGGACGTAAGCATTAATAAAGTGTATGATGCCCGCGCATTGCGGGTGGTTGTCGGAGACAAGAATGGAAGCCTACATGGACCTGCAGTTCAATGTTGTTACAGTCTTCTTGATATTGTGCACAG AGGCTCACACTTATTTGGTGCCCATTGCAGACTTTGGACCCCCATTGATGGTGAATTTGATGACTACATTGTTAATCCAAAGGCCAGTGGTTATCAG TCTTTGCATACTGCTGTCCTAGGTCCTGATAGTTCACCTTTGGAAGTTCAAATAAGAACACAG AGGATGCATGAATATGCTGAACATGGACTTGCTGCACATTGGCTTTATAAGGAATCCGGCAACTGGTTACCATCAGCAAGCAACATTGGCGAGTCAGAGTCCTCTCCCTCCAAAGATTTGGAGGATTCACCGCCAGTGGAAGGTGATCTTTTTCAGAAGTATGGTGCACTGAAAGCTGGGCATCCAGTTCTTAGGGTTGAGGGAAGTCACTTGCTCGCTGCTGTTATAATTAG TGTGGATAAGGGTGGAAGAGAATTACTTGTTGCTGTGAGCTTTGGACTGGCCGCTTCTGAAGCAGTAGCTGCCAGAAGATCCTCATTCCAGACAAAGAGATGGGAAGCGTATGCGAATTTATACAAGAAG GTTTCCGATGGGTGGTGGTTTCAGCCGGGACATGGTGATTGGTGCACCTGCCTTGAAAAGTATACACTTTGCCGGGATGGAATGTACCACAAG GAAGACCAATTCCAGCGGCTTCTTCCGACTTTTATCCAGATCATTGAGTTAACAGAGCAAGAAGAATCTGAATATTGGACTGTCATGTCCGCtgtttttgaaggaaaacagaTCGACTCTATTACATCTAGGCCGAGCTTAACCTCCATTAGCTCAAATTCCATGGAGGGCGGTATTAATAACAAG GTGCACCTGCTGAGGACAATGCTTCAGTGGGAAGAGGAGCTACGCTCTGAGGCGATTGCTAGCCAGAGCAAGCTTGGTGGAAAATCATGTGCACTTGGGGAGGTGGTGATTGTGTGCTGTCCGCATGGTGAGATCATGAGGTTAAGGAGTGGGAGTACAGCTGCAGATGCGGCAAGGAGAGTAGGGCTCGAAGGGAAGTTGGTGTTGGTGAATGGCCAACTCGTCTTGCCCGGTACCGAGCTCAGAGACGGAGATGTGGTTGAAGTCAGACTCTAA